In Paralichthys olivaceus isolate ysfri-2021 chromosome 12, ASM2471397v2, whole genome shotgun sequence, the genomic window AACCTGAGCCTGGTGTAGAGGGATTCATGCTGCACGAACCATGTGGACGGACTCGGTGAGATTTTATGTAAAATACCTGTGTTTGTACTGTTTACACAAGTGTCCCTCTCCCCGGTGACTTCATTGTTCTGGCTCATCAAATGtgcatccgtgtgtgtgtgtgtgtggctgcagcctATACATTTTGCCAGTTTTCCCCGTGGGCACCATTGTTCCACCTCATCTGATCTACGTACGTTTGACCTTTGCCCCCCTCTTTTTTTGCACCcaggggagctggaggaggagatggagaatcCAGAGATGGCGGACCTCcctgagaaacagaaacaccagCTCAGACACAGAGAGCTGTTCCTGTCCCGCCAACTGGAGTCTCTACCTGCCACACACATCAGGTACACCACAGCGCACCTCACTGGTAGTACACCACTAAATGGTGGGCTGTAGTTTTGAGTCATTCGGTCTAttccaggtttttttctttgtttttgtgcacgTCTTtctacaaatacattttgattcgCTCCGAGCATTGTTTTGACAGCAAAAACAGATCTCGGGCTGCGACTGAAGCCGCATCTCTTCTTTTGAGCTACTGTCGAGTATAAAATTTCCAATTATCTCAAAACGGGAGAAACTGATAGACaatgaataatacaaaaatCTATAACTGCCATTGAAAATGCTGTAAACAAATGCcatcccatttttttttttttttctggtccaaaacttcctgattttttttcacaggctcttttcttttaatttttttctttccatcattTATAGTAGCAGAGAGAATAGGGACAGACAGGAaacgagagaagagagacagatatGACGAGCAACAAAGGTGCGTGGCTGGATTTGAGTTTGTGGATGTTTTAGTTATGTGGTATCCCACTTAACCATTCAGCTATCAGGTGGCTGTCACCACCATGTTGAGCCTGACAGCCTGGCTCACcctgtcgcacacacacacacacacacacacacacacacacacacagtaatataCTCGTTATTTAGTTGGAGTCATGTTCTAACACTTATGAGTTACAATACTACATTAATACAACTTTATAATCATCAAGGTAAACTCCATGGCAGATTAGTTGCATTGAATTCCATGAGCCGTCActggtgtacctaataaagtgcaCAGTAATTGTGTTGCTTTATCATTAAGTAGCAGTAAGTGCTGACATTTGGGGGCTGATCCCAATATTAAGGAGTAAAAATGACCCAATGCAGATATATTGATCGATACATATGTTTTGGAAGTGATTcaagatgttgttatcaaaaccctatgacaaataaataaaatgaaggctttatgttttacagttattataaataactaaacAAATATATGGAACTTAAACATTAAACAAGAAACTCAGGCACAAAGTGATCCACTTATATCTGACGTTGAGCATTAAGTGTCAACAGAAAGACATTTCTACATATAGAGCTACCTTCGCACATTAGTAAACTCCAGGCAGTCCCACTTAATCATCAGCACATTATTACTTGACAGATCTGTGGAGTCGGAGGAAGACGGAACTGACATCTGCTCGAGTAAAAATAGTCTGAGACGTTTGTTTAGTGTGAATTCAAGCTCGAcgaagttttcaaactgaacgCGAATGTGCGGCGAGGTTACACAACATGAGTGCATCACTCTGCCAAATTGTCTTTGCCTCATGCTGGAGAGGTTTGAGTAATTAGCCGGTAAATAATTTGAGTCCTGACAGACGCAGTGAAGGGACAGTGCTGGATCACGATTTGTCACAGAAACGGACCGTGCCAACTGGaaccaaattaaaatcattGTTGCAGAATTTTAGATGCATTCACATCAAAGTTTGATCTCACGCAGTTTCTCTAGCTGATACGAGCCTGGTCCAGACTTGCAGCTTTTCATCCTGCACTAATGTTACCAGTTATCCCACGGACTCtaatttgtctgtgtttcacgTTAAAGATTCACTCTCTCCTCGTCCTCTCGCTCCTCTTTATCTTTTTCTCACCAATTATTTGTCCTTCTGTCCTTCCTCACCATGTCCCTCTTTACCCCTCCCTTATTTCCCCTCTGTTATTTCTTTTGCTGGACTCCAGGGGGAAGTGCTGTGTGACTCTGCTGAATGAGACTGAAGCCCTGAAGTCCTACCTGGACAGAGAGGTACGTGCACGGCAGCATGATGCCGCGTCCTAAACTGTGATTAGGTGCGTGAAGAGTTATGAGTTTAGAGATTCTTGTTTCGAGATGAATTATTCAGAGTGTTGACCCAGAATGTTCTGTTCACACACAGTAATGAGGAGATGAGAGACTTGcagtgaggaaacacacacacacacacacacacagatagatacTCTCCTCTTTCGCCTCTCCGTTTTCCAATCTCTCTTCCTGTTCCTTTCATTGCATCCTCACACCTTCCTGCCATCTGTATTTCCCAGGATGCCTTCTTCTACTCGCTGGTGTATGACCCTCAGCAGAAGACTCTGCTGGCTGATAAGGGCGAGATCCGCGTTGGGAACAAGTACCAGGCCGACATCACCGACCTCCTGAAAGAAGGTACGCTGAGCTTCAGCCTCCTTTTAATTGACTTTATTTAGTCCACGTCTTCCTGCCCGGGACTTTTTACCCTGCGGTGAACTgagatgtatttttctttaaagcagTTTCTCAGCATTAACAGGGCGGCCTCAGCCATAAGcgactatttcacttttttgCAACTGCTCAATTCTCAGGAAAACTTTATGAAAACTTGCGAACTTTACCTCGGCTTCTTGTGCCCCGAGCAAGTGGATACAAAaaagttacaaaaaaaaaaaaacaaccttatCCCGAGTTTCCATGGCAACCGCATTGTGGCAGCGTGATTATACATGATCAGAGCATTTACAATAATAGATCACTGTCTTTATGTTCTGCATAGCTGATGATTTTACAGCCACAGAGAAAATATAAGGAGGATGAGGCAACTAATGAATAATGTGACCTGTAGACAGGTTGGTTAGTTAGCATTCGTTAGCATTTTCTCATTGAAGCTTTACACTGGGGGgtaatttttaaaaagataattaattaatgaagaaaagtaattgtctgcatctgtgtgttttcatgtagaTGAGGGCGACGGCAGAGAGCTGGAGAAACTAGAGGAGAAGATCTGGGACCCAAACAGCTcactgacagagaaacagatcGACCAGTTCTTAGTTGTTGCTCGGTAAGTCGACATGTGGGACATTTTCTTATTTGCCAAGAGTTAGTTGACACCACTGTCATGTCggtggttagcttagcttagcacaaagactggaaacagagggaaaccaTTAGCCTGACTCTGCAACAACAAAGCAGAAACCGTCTTCTTCTGTGAAAAATGCTcgataaaatgtctttattttcttggtCATTGAAATAAGTTTATTATAAATGATATGATTTACACAAAGACGTTCATATGCACACATATGATGTTCAGTTGAGGtaggaatggaaaaaaaaaaatttctttaGAACTTCAGACTGTTAagttgtgagtgagtgagctcGGCTAGCTATTTCACGTTTCCTCTCTTCATGCTTAGCTAAGCTACCCGTCTTCTTCCTCATGCGTCATAATTAAGTCACAAAAGTGATATTGATCTTCTCACGTAATCCTCAGCCAGAGTAACTATGTGTATTCAACTAAATGTCTCAAACTTCTCCTCATATATGCTAATCCTTCTTCCTTTTCGTTCATCCTGTTTAAGAGTCGAATGTGTTTGCTTTGCAGTTTTGTGCTCGTGCTAACTGACTTTATTGTGGAAATGCTACTGAATATTTTATCAGGAAGCTCTGGATTTAGGAATTTTGCTGATTTGTCTTGCAACATATTTTGGGAATGAGTAGTTCAGTGTATGACCTTTATGAAACTACATGAAACACCAACTCCCGATGGAGACAGTAAAACCCAAAGTTTGTCTCCCAGCTCTTCCTTTATCTTTAATGTCACGTCCGTGTCCCATAGGTCAGTCGGCACATTTGCCAGAGCGTTGGACTGCAGTAGTTCTGTGCGGCAGCCGAGCCTTCACATGAGCGCAGCTGCAGCCTCCAGAGACATCACCTTGGTGAGAtatacacacgtgcacacacatgaaaatggCCTCAGGTTAAAGCTGCATcacaccacagagagagagagagagcgaagcAAGGCAGTTAACCAAAGGAAAAGTGTCTGTAgtgcacatgtgtttgtgtgtgtgtatatgtgtgtgttggttaatGATTGTTGAGGCCTGTGTCTGGTTATCCTTAACAAGCACTTGGCCCCAGAAGCCTTGTGTGGGTCTATTCTGCCCTAGATCTTATCCTCATATATAAAACATAGATGAGAGGCCTCctagctacacacacacacacacacacacacacacacacacacacacacacacacacacacacactgagcccaAAGGGGCTGAGAATAAACACTGTGGATGGAGCAAACAAAAATGTCATTCTAAGAAGTCAGCAGAATATCGCAGAACTTTACGACTTTATTATCAACACGAGGGAGTTCTGAGAATAACATGCccattatttctattttctgtttAGTTTCATGCCATGGACACACTCCACGCCACGGGCTATGACATGACTCGAGCAATCGCAGCGCTCGTGCCTCAGGGTGGGCCCGTCCTCTGCAGGGATGAGATGGAGGAGTGGAGCGCCTCTGAGGCCAACCTGTTCGAGGAGGCACTAGAGAAATACGGCAAAGATTTCACCGATATCCAACAGGATTTTGTGAGTAACGAGCATTTAAGAAATTATCCAGACATTTTATGAAATGTGCTCATTTGGTTTCTCGCTGCAAGTCAGATGACGAGGTGATACAACACTCATTTGTGTTAGCAACAGGTCAGGTAGCTCAGTATAAAgactcagacagagagaaacacttgTGTGTGATACTTCTGTTTGCCTGTGAACGTCGTCGTGATGAAATGAGTCCCACATTGTGTCACTTTTCCTTCGaattaatcaaatgaaatatatcgttaaatgttatattaatTTAATAGCTATGTAGTAAAGACActgcatatttacaaatcattgTACTAATtcaaggaaattaaaaaatctCCTATCAGAAAGACACAAgaagtcaatttagagtctccaatgaaattatttataattatgtAATTGTCTTAAgtttaattggagactctaaattgacttcCGTTGTGGacgtgtctctgtatgttgaacCCCGCCTCGCCTCCTCAACCCTTAAAGCACTATTGATATTCATATTGATTTCTAGAAAACCAATTAGAAGAatatttttccaaaatgtcttGAGGTGTCAAGGCTTTATTTTTTGAACCTGGTGGTTTTTGAGAGTTTTCCAAAGTCCTTTGTGCTTCAACAAATCATAAAGTGTAGTGATGCACTGAAGACATATTGAGTATGGTATGTATGCTGCTCATCAGTGGGCCTGCTTGTGTGTGGATCCCCAAATGTCATTTGGAGACGTGTACAGTAAGTCTTCAGTGCACTCACCCATTATTTATTGCAGAAACCACAGAACGAGAGCTGAAATGTGCCTCAGACGTTTGGCCTTCGTTTAGCTCATTAGCTTTTATACAACGTTAAAGCACAATCGTAGGCTTGTGAACTAATGCTGCAGCCGACTCGTACTGAAGAGTGCAAATGCTAAAGCTGAGAACGATCACCGTTTATCACCGAACACATCTCGAGCGCATATTTTTAAAGTGTGATCGTGACTCAAACTGCAGGAGCGAGAAGCCGTCATCTCGCTGTAGCTCGTCTTCGTCCTCTGCGCTCTCAGCTTGAGGTGCCGCTGCCCTTTGTGGAGCTGCCTGCTTCAGCTCTCAACGTGTGCCTCACTCCACcacctggtggccggctgccgTCCGTGCCGCTCACTCGCTCTCTTCCTCCCGGGCCTTCTCTCAAACAACAGGACTACACCACCATTATGGGTGGGGCTAGACTTGACAGCTCCTTTTCCTCCTAAACTTCTTACAGAGACGTTTACAGAACGACTTCAGCACGAagaagatttatttatttatttataaagaaaagAAGCTATTTAATAACTATTATATTTGCCTCGTTCACTAAGATCTAATGATTCTTTTCAATACCTCTTtagttattttctttctctgtctttgatTGAGTTTACTTTCAACTTCAGCTCATAGTTAATCTAAAAGCTGTTTctgataaatataatttactgctggattcatttattttgttttcctggtttTGTGTGGATAATGCTTGCAACATAATTAATATGGTCaggattttaaatttttaaGTTACAATCTTTAAGTTCGTTGTTCTGCATGTAGTTTTATTGATTACATTTGCCAGGGAGGTTACGTTTTCATTGCtgttgcaggattacacaaaaaatattgaatatatcaTATTAAATAATTGTGTTCAAGTAAAGGGGcggatgcaggattttttttcatttgtcaccATCTTAGACATTGCAAGCTATGGCTTTTTTGTAGTAGTACTTTGTgttaatttctgttttcttgaaataaatttaaaaaaactctaGTAATTGTAGAAAGCTACAAAGATTTGTGCTGTAAAGTTCACACAAGGTTCGGTTCTGAAAGCTTTCTGAAGGTTCCCAGGTGGTCACAGTGAACTCACCAGCTGCCTTGAAAATGTTGAAGCAGAAGCTCTTGACAGTCGAGGCCCTGTTGAAAACTTTTCATGCTCGCTCACTTCATCCAGATTTTCTGGGGGAGAGTGAAGATCAGTGACGtctgaaataacattttgttctttcactgaaataatgataataattctCCTTTTCCTTCGTCTGTAGTTGCCCTGGAAGTCCCTGACGAGTATTATTGAGTATTACTACATGTGGAAGACCACAGACAGATATGTACAGCAGGTAAAAACATCAATTACACACTAAAggtttaagaaaaataaatatcttgaTGCCATTTATAACGGGCTCTATTTTTTTCATGATACATTTACTTTCCTTACAGTAgaaataattagaaataaaaatgatcagaaacatgtttattcatatttataaatTGTTCAAAGATCAATATATAGTTTAAACGTGTCCCAAACTCGCGGTCTgaacttttcctctctccctccaactcgtcttctgtctctgctccagaAACGATTAAAAGCAGCTGAGGCAGAAAGCAAGTTGAAGCAGGTCTACATCCCGAACTAGTGAGTGGTTTATGACTAATGTGTTTAATTATGTTCATCAGAGTTCAAGTGTTTAAAGTTCAGAGTTGATCTTAGCTACGTTTCTGTGATCAGTCGGAGCAGACGCCTCGTTCTCTCTGTTATTATTCACGACAGCGTGAGTGAGCGTGGCTGGAGGCTGATGAATGTCCAGTCGGTCTGTCTGGTCCTTATCGCTCTGACCCCGTCTTTGCTTCTGTGCCCCGACAGTAACAAGCCAAACCCCAACCAGCTGAGCAACAACGTAAAACCGCCTCTGGTGAACGGAGCAGCGGTCGCAGGGGTCCCAGGACCTCCAGGCTCGGTCCAGACCCCCGGCCTGGGCAGAGCCTGTGAAAGCTGCTACAGTGAGTCATTTGTACACAGACATCATGTCACAACATTtgcttctgtctcttcatgttCTTAAGAAGTTATCCAGTATTGGCCCGACTGAAGTTGGATTAAACTTGCTTTTAACTTAGTGTACCCATCACGGCTGCCTCACGTATCCTGCGTCAGTTTAGTACGTCGGCTTTGCAAATCCTCAGAAAGTCTGCAAGATGCAATACGGACATGAAGAGTAGGGGCAGTACGCAACCAGATCGCAAACCCAGAAGTTCTACACAGTCTGAGTTCTGTGGTATACCCTCTAGTGGAATACTCTGGTATCTTGCCTAGTACACAGCAAACACGTTTATGCAAGTTTATCTCGGGTCTTAAGTGGACCTGTCTACATCCTGGATAGACTCACTCCTAATTGCATCCTGTTCATATTGTCTTCCTCTGAAATTCACTTCTGtgtacacacagtaacacaccgTCCTTTTAAATTCATcagacaaaacaataaacataaCATTAAAACGTCGTTAAGAACACGAGGGAGGTTGTGTGATCGACTGTATCGACGTCTAAAATGATCACAGAGAGCATCAGGCGCCACTAGAGGTTGTGATCTTAAATTTACACACAGTCCCCCAGCTGAGGACGGGCGGGTTCATTTCAGAGATCGGTAAAGATTCAGTTTCCGGTGTACTCACTAAATTCAGAAGCTACTTAACTATAATTATCCACATGTTAGAAAATCGAATATTTGGATGAGAAAATCACACGTGAATGAGTTGAACAGGGAGAAACGTGTAGACGGAGTTTCTTTGTTCATGTGATGTGATGCTGTGAAAGGTTTGTTTGCATCGTTCGTTATGAAGACGGgactcaaacagcagcagacctTCAGTACACTGAGCATTAGTTATTTCATAAACATTATTTCAGTGTCCTTTTTACTGCTTTGTCGATGTAATATCTCAGCAACTAAATGGAGTAAACACTGAATCGATCATTTGGCTTATGCTCTTTAATAAATCTTAAAAATGGACTTTGAGATTGAGACGTCTCTGCACTGACTTCTGTGAAGAGCTCGGAAGAACTGTGTCTGCACGTGgatcacattttaattgaattactacacggagagaaaagaggagcgTTACATGCCCCGCAGCAACGTATTGTTGGAGTTATTTTAGTGGTTGTACTTAATTCAGTGATGAATGATTAAAGGTTGTGTGCCCGCCCGCACGCCTGTGAGATCGCCTTCGTGATTATATGTGGATCAGTAATCAcgatgagtctgtgtgtgtgtctgtgtgtgtgtgtagccagcAGCTCCTATCAATGGTACTCGTGGGGACCTCCCAACATGCAGTGTCGCCTGTGCGCGTCATGCTGGACCTACTGGAAGAAGTACGGAGGGCTGAAGATGCCCACGAgactggagggagagaggccCGGACCCGCTCGCAGCATCATGGTACACACTCACATGCTAACACACGAAAACACACGCTACTGTGAAGGCTTCTAAAATACGCTGTTGATGCGTGTGACATTGTGTCGTCTGCCCCTCCAGAACCCCCATGGCCTCCCCATGCGCCACAGCGGCAGCCCCAAGTTTGCGGTGAAGACGCGACAGGCCTTTTTCCTGCAGACCACCACGGTGACGCGGATGACTCGCCGCCTCTGCCAGGATATCATACGACCGCGGTACCTGGCCAGGCACCCATACCTCCCCGTCAACACAGCAGCCATCAAGGCCGAATGTAAGACTCTTAATGACAATATCACACGCACTCTACCAGCTCCGTGCCTGGGTGAACACTGTGTTCGAGTTAAATAAAAGAAGCACAGGTGTTTTATAAGCGTTTCTCTTATTCCCTGCACCTCCACTGTGTCATTCATTAAGTTTTTTTTGGCTGTTCTCTTCCACTGGTTTCCTGCAGGTGCCCTGCGGGTGCCAGAGGGGCCTAAAAAGCCTTCACCACTGAAACCTGTGGAACGTAAACCTCTGGAGTCTGTGGTTCGATATTTAGgtaaaaagaagcagaagtcACTTCAACCAGGCAAAACATGTGTGAAACTGTGATTCATATTCATGATCTTCAGAAATATGTCAGGGTGAAAATCTTCAaatcttttatattttgaaatgtggGACATGATTTACGCTGCTTACACATCTGGCGTATAAGTAAAACACGTGAAGATCAGCGTCAGAGGAAACCCTTTCATTTGGTAAATTGCAGCTGGCATGTTCCGTATTCGCGGAAACGGGCCTCGGTGCAATAAAAGCACGAATCTGGCCTCTTGTTCCAGGTCAGCAGTTGAAATTAATGAGTCACTTATGTTGATTTaattctctttttgttttcctctgtcgCTCTTTGTCGTCCTCTCTGCTTAACTACGTGTTTTCCcgcctcttctcctctctcgctctctccgcGTTTC contains:
- the mta1 gene encoding metastasis-associated protein MTA1, which produces MAANMYRVGDYVYFENSSSNPLLIRRIEELNKTANGNVEAKVVCFYRRRDISGTLIALADKHARELEEEMENPEMADLPEKQKHQLRHRELFLSRQLESLPATHIRGKCCVTLLNETEALKSYLDREDAFFYSLVYDPQQKTLLADKGEIRVGNKYQADITDLLKEDEGDGRELEKLEEKIWDPNSSLTEKQIDQFLVVARSVGTFARALDCSSSVRQPSLHMSAAAASRDITLFHAMDTLHATGYDMTRAIAALVPQGGPVLCRDEMEEWSASEANLFEEALEKYGKDFTDIQQDFLPWKSLTSIIEYYYMWKTTDRYVQQKRLKAAEAESKLKQVYIPNYNKPNPNQLSNNVKPPLVNGAAVAGVPGPPGSVQTPGLGRACESCYTSSSYQWYSWGPPNMQCRLCASCWTYWKKYGGLKMPTRLEGERPGPARSIMNPHGLPMRHSGSPKFAVKTRQAFFLQTTTVTRMTRRLCQDIIRPRYLARHPYLPVNTAAIKAECALRVPEGPKKPSPLKPVERKPLESVVRYLEAHPCPVKPNPPIRGASISTGSLTPIKSSPILNNGSPTILGKRSYEQHNGLDGSKSKVLAPQWDIMAKRMSEVGRSSASLQDEIHELD